From Amphiprion ocellaris isolate individual 3 ecotype Okinawa chromosome 10, ASM2253959v1, whole genome shotgun sequence, one genomic window encodes:
- the wls gene encoding protein wntless homolog isoform X3 translates to MAGAIIENMSTKKLVIVGVILLLFQAFAFMVGGLIAPSPTTAVHYLATKCVDTVKHRQDSKWFMPWGPNQCEKIRSFDEAMAKKIEANNIVFAVHIPLPNKEMSPWFQFMLVILQFDIAFKMHNQIEDGAMVTVDVGLAYRDDTISEWTEMAHSFEQRRLSCSFTTAKTYENEGRFYECDLLPFMEVGSVAHKYYLLNIRLPVNDRKKVNVGIGEIKDIRLVGIHQNGGFTKVWFAMKTFLTPSILIIMIWYWRRITLMSRPPVLLEKVILALGISMTFINIPVEWFSVGFNWTWMLLFGDIRQGIFYSMLLSFWIIFCGEHLMDQTERNRFSVYWKQVGPIVFGSFCLFIFDMCERGVQLTNPFYSIWASDVGTELAMAFIIVAGICACLYFLFLCFMVFQVFRNISGKRTSLPAMSKARRLHYEGLIFRFKFLMLVTLTCAAMTVIFFIISQVNEGHWHWGEHTVQVNSAFFTGIYGMWNLYVFAIMFLYAPSHKRYGDEQSSGQCITGDAGANSGEDIQLTTTITHVDGPTEIYKMSGKEAQE, encoded by the exons ATGGCGGGGGCTATTATTGAGAATATGAGCACCAAAAAGTTGGTGATAGTGGGAGTTATTCTGCTTTTGTTCCAGGCGTTTGCCTTCATGGTGGGCGGTTTAATTG CACCCAGCCCCACAACAGCGGTCCACTACTTGGCCACTAAGTGTGTGGACACAGTGAAACACCGACAAGACTCAAAGTGGTTTATGCCTTGGGGTCCTAACCAGTGTGAAAAGATCCGCTCCTTTGATGAGGCCATGGCGAAGAAGATTGAGGCTAACAACATTGTGTTTGCTGTCCACATTCCTCTGCCTAACAAGGAGATGAGCCCGTGGTTCCAGTTTATGCTGGTCATCCTGCAGTTTGACATCGCATTTAAGATGCACAACCAGATAG AGGATGGAGCCATGGTCACCGTTGACGTGGGCCTGGCATACAGAGATGACACAATCAGTGAGTGGACGGAAATGGCTCATTCTTTTGAACAGAGGAGgctcagctgcagctttacTACTGCCAAG ACCTATGAGAATGAGGGCCGCTTCTATGAGTGTGACCTGCTGCCGTTTATGGAGGTGGGGAGCGTTGCCCATAAATACTATCTTCTCAACATCCGTCTGCCTGTGAATGACCGCAAGAAAGTCAACGTGGGGATTGGAGAAATCAAAGACATTCGCCTTGTT GGCATCCACCAGAATGGAGGCTTCACCAAAGTGTGGTTTGCCATGAAGACATTCCTCACACCCAGCATCCTCATCATCATGATCTGGTACTGGAGACGCATCACTCTCATGAGCAGACCTCCTGTCCTCCTGGAAAA AGTAATCTTGGCTCTGGGCATCTCTATGACATTCATCAACATCCCAGTAGAGTGGTTCTCTGTCGGCTTCAACTGGACCTGGATGCTGCTTTTTGGAGACATCAGGCAGGGCATCTTCTACTCCATGCTGCTCTCCTTCTGGATCATCTTCTGTGGAGAGCACCTCATG GACCAGACGGAGAGGAATCGTTTCTCAGTTTACTGGAAGCAGGTTGGACCTATTGTGTTTGgctccttctgtctcttcatcttTGACATGTGCGAGAG AGGTGTCCAGCTTACAAACCCCTTCTACAGCATCTGGGCGTCTGATGTGGGAACAGAGCTGGCT ATGGCATTCATAATTGTGGCAGGGATCTGTGCCTGTCTCtatttcctctttctctgcttCATGGTTTTTCAGGTCTTCCGCAACATCAGTGGTAAGAGGACGTCCCTGCCTGCCATGTCAAAGGCCAGACGCCTGCACTATGAG GGTCTAATTTTCAGGTTCAAATTCCTCATGCTGGTCACTTTGACCTGTGCTGCTATGACtgtcatcttcttcatcattaGTCAG GTGAATGAGGGTCACTGGCACTGGGGAGAGCACACAGTTCAGGTGAACAGCGCCTTCTTCACCGGAATCTACGGCATGTGGAATCTGTACGTCTTTGCCATCATGTTCCTCTATGCACCGTCGCACAAACGCTATGGAGATGAACAGTCAAGTGGTCAGTGCATCACTG GTGATGCCGGAGCAAACAGTGGAGAAGACATCCAGCTGACCACCACTATCACCCATGTTGACGGTCCCACTGAGATCTACAAGATGTCTGGCAAAGAGGCACAGGAATAG
- the wls gene encoding protein wntless homolog isoform X4, whose amino-acid sequence MAGAIIENMSTKKLVIVGVILLLFQAFAFMVGGLIAPSPTTAVHYLATKCVDTVKHRQDSKWFMPWGPNQCEKIRSFDEAMAKKIEANNIVFAVHIPLPNKEMSPWFQFMLVILQFDIAFKMHNQIEDGAMVTVDVGLAYRDDTISEWTEMAHSFEQRRLSCSFTTAKTYENEGRFYECDLLPFMEVGSVAHKYYLLNIRLPVNDRKKVNVGIGEIKDIRLVGIHQNGGFTKVWFAMKTFLTPSILIIMIWYWRRITLMSRPPVLLEKVILALGISMTFINIPVEWFSVGFNWTWMLLFGDIRQGIFYSMLLSFWIIFCGEHLMDQTERNRFSVYWKQVGPIVFGSFCLFIFDMCERGVQLTNPFYSIWASDVGTELAMAFIIVAGICACLYFLFLCFMVFQVFRNISGKRTSLPAMSKARRLHYEGLIFRFKFLMLVTLTCAAMTVIFFIISQVNEGHWHWGEHTVQVNSAFFTGIYGMWNLYVFAIMFLYAPSHKRYGDEQSSGDAGANSGEDIQLTTTITHVDGPTEIYKMSGKEAQE is encoded by the exons ATGGCGGGGGCTATTATTGAGAATATGAGCACCAAAAAGTTGGTGATAGTGGGAGTTATTCTGCTTTTGTTCCAGGCGTTTGCCTTCATGGTGGGCGGTTTAATTG CACCCAGCCCCACAACAGCGGTCCACTACTTGGCCACTAAGTGTGTGGACACAGTGAAACACCGACAAGACTCAAAGTGGTTTATGCCTTGGGGTCCTAACCAGTGTGAAAAGATCCGCTCCTTTGATGAGGCCATGGCGAAGAAGATTGAGGCTAACAACATTGTGTTTGCTGTCCACATTCCTCTGCCTAACAAGGAGATGAGCCCGTGGTTCCAGTTTATGCTGGTCATCCTGCAGTTTGACATCGCATTTAAGATGCACAACCAGATAG AGGATGGAGCCATGGTCACCGTTGACGTGGGCCTGGCATACAGAGATGACACAATCAGTGAGTGGACGGAAATGGCTCATTCTTTTGAACAGAGGAGgctcagctgcagctttacTACTGCCAAG ACCTATGAGAATGAGGGCCGCTTCTATGAGTGTGACCTGCTGCCGTTTATGGAGGTGGGGAGCGTTGCCCATAAATACTATCTTCTCAACATCCGTCTGCCTGTGAATGACCGCAAGAAAGTCAACGTGGGGATTGGAGAAATCAAAGACATTCGCCTTGTT GGCATCCACCAGAATGGAGGCTTCACCAAAGTGTGGTTTGCCATGAAGACATTCCTCACACCCAGCATCCTCATCATCATGATCTGGTACTGGAGACGCATCACTCTCATGAGCAGACCTCCTGTCCTCCTGGAAAA AGTAATCTTGGCTCTGGGCATCTCTATGACATTCATCAACATCCCAGTAGAGTGGTTCTCTGTCGGCTTCAACTGGACCTGGATGCTGCTTTTTGGAGACATCAGGCAGGGCATCTTCTACTCCATGCTGCTCTCCTTCTGGATCATCTTCTGTGGAGAGCACCTCATG GACCAGACGGAGAGGAATCGTTTCTCAGTTTACTGGAAGCAGGTTGGACCTATTGTGTTTGgctccttctgtctcttcatcttTGACATGTGCGAGAG AGGTGTCCAGCTTACAAACCCCTTCTACAGCATCTGGGCGTCTGATGTGGGAACAGAGCTGGCT ATGGCATTCATAATTGTGGCAGGGATCTGTGCCTGTCTCtatttcctctttctctgcttCATGGTTTTTCAGGTCTTCCGCAACATCAGTGGTAAGAGGACGTCCCTGCCTGCCATGTCAAAGGCCAGACGCCTGCACTATGAG GGTCTAATTTTCAGGTTCAAATTCCTCATGCTGGTCACTTTGACCTGTGCTGCTATGACtgtcatcttcttcatcattaGTCAG GTGAATGAGGGTCACTGGCACTGGGGAGAGCACACAGTTCAGGTGAACAGCGCCTTCTTCACCGGAATCTACGGCATGTGGAATCTGTACGTCTTTGCCATCATGTTCCTCTATGCACCGTCGCACAAACGCTATGGAGATGAACAGTCAAGTG GTGATGCCGGAGCAAACAGTGGAGAAGACATCCAGCTGACCACCACTATCACCCATGTTGACGGTCCCACTGAGATCTACAAGATGTCTGGCAAAGAGGCACAGGAATAG
- the wls gene encoding protein wntless homolog isoform X2 yields the protein MAGAIIENMSTKKLVIVGVILLLFQAFAFMVGGLIAPSPTTAVHYLATKCVDTVKHRQDSKWFMPWGPNQCEKIRSFDEAMAKKIEANNIVFAVHIPLPNKEMSPWFQFMLVILQFDIAFKMHNQIEDGAMVTVDVGLAYRDDTISEWTEMAHSFEQRRLSCSFTTAKTYENEGRFYECDLLPFMEVGSVAHKYYLLNIRLPVNDRKKVNVGIGEIKDIRLVGIHQNGGFTKVWFAMKTFLTPSILIIMIWYWRRITLMSRPPVLLEKVILALGISMTFINIPVEWFSVGFNWTWMLLFGDIRQGIFYSMLLSFWIIFCGEHLMETQFFEAEVLGRGELKMCELCLPAIKIFPQLDLPTKKLQDQTERNRFSVYWKQVGPIVFGSFCLFIFDMCERGVQLTNPFYSIWASDVGTELAMAFIIVAGICACLYFLFLCFMVFQVFRNISGKRTSLPAMSKARRLHYEGLIFRFKFLMLVTLTCAAMTVIFFIISQVNEGHWHWGEHTVQVNSAFFTGIYGMWNLYVFAIMFLYAPSHKRYGDEQSSGDAGANSGEDIQLTTTITHVDGPTEIYKMSGKEAQE from the exons ATGGCGGGGGCTATTATTGAGAATATGAGCACCAAAAAGTTGGTGATAGTGGGAGTTATTCTGCTTTTGTTCCAGGCGTTTGCCTTCATGGTGGGCGGTTTAATTG CACCCAGCCCCACAACAGCGGTCCACTACTTGGCCACTAAGTGTGTGGACACAGTGAAACACCGACAAGACTCAAAGTGGTTTATGCCTTGGGGTCCTAACCAGTGTGAAAAGATCCGCTCCTTTGATGAGGCCATGGCGAAGAAGATTGAGGCTAACAACATTGTGTTTGCTGTCCACATTCCTCTGCCTAACAAGGAGATGAGCCCGTGGTTCCAGTTTATGCTGGTCATCCTGCAGTTTGACATCGCATTTAAGATGCACAACCAGATAG AGGATGGAGCCATGGTCACCGTTGACGTGGGCCTGGCATACAGAGATGACACAATCAGTGAGTGGACGGAAATGGCTCATTCTTTTGAACAGAGGAGgctcagctgcagctttacTACTGCCAAG ACCTATGAGAATGAGGGCCGCTTCTATGAGTGTGACCTGCTGCCGTTTATGGAGGTGGGGAGCGTTGCCCATAAATACTATCTTCTCAACATCCGTCTGCCTGTGAATGACCGCAAGAAAGTCAACGTGGGGATTGGAGAAATCAAAGACATTCGCCTTGTT GGCATCCACCAGAATGGAGGCTTCACCAAAGTGTGGTTTGCCATGAAGACATTCCTCACACCCAGCATCCTCATCATCATGATCTGGTACTGGAGACGCATCACTCTCATGAGCAGACCTCCTGTCCTCCTGGAAAA AGTAATCTTGGCTCTGGGCATCTCTATGACATTCATCAACATCCCAGTAGAGTGGTTCTCTGTCGGCTTCAACTGGACCTGGATGCTGCTTTTTGGAGACATCAGGCAGGGCATCTTCTACTCCATGCTGCTCTCCTTCTGGATCATCTTCTGTGGAGAGCACCTCATG gaaACACAGTTCTTTGAAGCAGAGGTTCTGGGCAGAGGAGAACTGAAGATGTGTGAGCTCTGTCTACCAGCCATCAAAATCTTCCCTCAACTTGACCTTCCTACAAAAAAATTGCAG GACCAGACGGAGAGGAATCGTTTCTCAGTTTACTGGAAGCAGGTTGGACCTATTGTGTTTGgctccttctgtctcttcatcttTGACATGTGCGAGAG AGGTGTCCAGCTTACAAACCCCTTCTACAGCATCTGGGCGTCTGATGTGGGAACAGAGCTGGCT ATGGCATTCATAATTGTGGCAGGGATCTGTGCCTGTCTCtatttcctctttctctgcttCATGGTTTTTCAGGTCTTCCGCAACATCAGTGGTAAGAGGACGTCCCTGCCTGCCATGTCAAAGGCCAGACGCCTGCACTATGAG GGTCTAATTTTCAGGTTCAAATTCCTCATGCTGGTCACTTTGACCTGTGCTGCTATGACtgtcatcttcttcatcattaGTCAG GTGAATGAGGGTCACTGGCACTGGGGAGAGCACACAGTTCAGGTGAACAGCGCCTTCTTCACCGGAATCTACGGCATGTGGAATCTGTACGTCTTTGCCATCATGTTCCTCTATGCACCGTCGCACAAACGCTATGGAGATGAACAGTCAAGTG GTGATGCCGGAGCAAACAGTGGAGAAGACATCCAGCTGACCACCACTATCACCCATGTTGACGGTCCCACTGAGATCTACAAGATGTCTGGCAAAGAGGCACAGGAATAG
- the wls gene encoding protein wntless homolog isoform X1, with protein sequence MAGAIIENMSTKKLVIVGVILLLFQAFAFMVGGLIAPSPTTAVHYLATKCVDTVKHRQDSKWFMPWGPNQCEKIRSFDEAMAKKIEANNIVFAVHIPLPNKEMSPWFQFMLVILQFDIAFKMHNQIEDGAMVTVDVGLAYRDDTISEWTEMAHSFEQRRLSCSFTTAKTYENEGRFYECDLLPFMEVGSVAHKYYLLNIRLPVNDRKKVNVGIGEIKDIRLVGIHQNGGFTKVWFAMKTFLTPSILIIMIWYWRRITLMSRPPVLLEKVILALGISMTFINIPVEWFSVGFNWTWMLLFGDIRQGIFYSMLLSFWIIFCGEHLMETQFFEAEVLGRGELKMCELCLPAIKIFPQLDLPTKKLQDQTERNRFSVYWKQVGPIVFGSFCLFIFDMCERGVQLTNPFYSIWASDVGTELAMAFIIVAGICACLYFLFLCFMVFQVFRNISGKRTSLPAMSKARRLHYEGLIFRFKFLMLVTLTCAAMTVIFFIISQVNEGHWHWGEHTVQVNSAFFTGIYGMWNLYVFAIMFLYAPSHKRYGDEQSSGQCITGDAGANSGEDIQLTTTITHVDGPTEIYKMSGKEAQE encoded by the exons ATGGCGGGGGCTATTATTGAGAATATGAGCACCAAAAAGTTGGTGATAGTGGGAGTTATTCTGCTTTTGTTCCAGGCGTTTGCCTTCATGGTGGGCGGTTTAATTG CACCCAGCCCCACAACAGCGGTCCACTACTTGGCCACTAAGTGTGTGGACACAGTGAAACACCGACAAGACTCAAAGTGGTTTATGCCTTGGGGTCCTAACCAGTGTGAAAAGATCCGCTCCTTTGATGAGGCCATGGCGAAGAAGATTGAGGCTAACAACATTGTGTTTGCTGTCCACATTCCTCTGCCTAACAAGGAGATGAGCCCGTGGTTCCAGTTTATGCTGGTCATCCTGCAGTTTGACATCGCATTTAAGATGCACAACCAGATAG AGGATGGAGCCATGGTCACCGTTGACGTGGGCCTGGCATACAGAGATGACACAATCAGTGAGTGGACGGAAATGGCTCATTCTTTTGAACAGAGGAGgctcagctgcagctttacTACTGCCAAG ACCTATGAGAATGAGGGCCGCTTCTATGAGTGTGACCTGCTGCCGTTTATGGAGGTGGGGAGCGTTGCCCATAAATACTATCTTCTCAACATCCGTCTGCCTGTGAATGACCGCAAGAAAGTCAACGTGGGGATTGGAGAAATCAAAGACATTCGCCTTGTT GGCATCCACCAGAATGGAGGCTTCACCAAAGTGTGGTTTGCCATGAAGACATTCCTCACACCCAGCATCCTCATCATCATGATCTGGTACTGGAGACGCATCACTCTCATGAGCAGACCTCCTGTCCTCCTGGAAAA AGTAATCTTGGCTCTGGGCATCTCTATGACATTCATCAACATCCCAGTAGAGTGGTTCTCTGTCGGCTTCAACTGGACCTGGATGCTGCTTTTTGGAGACATCAGGCAGGGCATCTTCTACTCCATGCTGCTCTCCTTCTGGATCATCTTCTGTGGAGAGCACCTCATG gaaACACAGTTCTTTGAAGCAGAGGTTCTGGGCAGAGGAGAACTGAAGATGTGTGAGCTCTGTCTACCAGCCATCAAAATCTTCCCTCAACTTGACCTTCCTACAAAAAAATTGCAG GACCAGACGGAGAGGAATCGTTTCTCAGTTTACTGGAAGCAGGTTGGACCTATTGTGTTTGgctccttctgtctcttcatcttTGACATGTGCGAGAG AGGTGTCCAGCTTACAAACCCCTTCTACAGCATCTGGGCGTCTGATGTGGGAACAGAGCTGGCT ATGGCATTCATAATTGTGGCAGGGATCTGTGCCTGTCTCtatttcctctttctctgcttCATGGTTTTTCAGGTCTTCCGCAACATCAGTGGTAAGAGGACGTCCCTGCCTGCCATGTCAAAGGCCAGACGCCTGCACTATGAG GGTCTAATTTTCAGGTTCAAATTCCTCATGCTGGTCACTTTGACCTGTGCTGCTATGACtgtcatcttcttcatcattaGTCAG GTGAATGAGGGTCACTGGCACTGGGGAGAGCACACAGTTCAGGTGAACAGCGCCTTCTTCACCGGAATCTACGGCATGTGGAATCTGTACGTCTTTGCCATCATGTTCCTCTATGCACCGTCGCACAAACGCTATGGAGATGAACAGTCAAGTGGTCAGTGCATCACTG GTGATGCCGGAGCAAACAGTGGAGAAGACATCCAGCTGACCACCACTATCACCCATGTTGACGGTCCCACTGAGATCTACAAGATGTCTGGCAAAGAGGCACAGGAATAG